One part of the Thiomicrospira cyclica ALM1 genome encodes these proteins:
- the hisI gene encoding phosphoribosyl-AMP cyclohydrolase — protein sequence MQQPKTFLDLEAAKKGDQFDWSAFKSQLKFDQDGLMPAIAQQHDTGEVLMLAYMNLTALEETLATGRVCYWSRSRQAFWRKGEASGQIQRLVAARLDCDGDTLLLQVDQTGPACHTGRSNCFYNGIDQQHLTILSDPMIDPNDLYGHNHSHKK from the coding sequence ATGCAACAACCTAAAACCTTTTTAGATCTGGAAGCCGCCAAAAAAGGCGACCAATTCGATTGGTCGGCATTTAAAAGCCAACTCAAGTTTGATCAAGACGGGCTAATGCCGGCGATTGCGCAACAGCATGATACCGGCGAAGTACTGATGTTAGCCTATATGAACCTTACCGCCTTAGAAGAAACCCTGGCAACCGGACGCGTCTGCTACTGGTCGCGTTCACGCCAAGCTTTTTGGCGTAAGGGCGAGGCATCCGGGCAAATTCAACGCCTAGTTGCCGCGCGCCTTGATTGCGATGGCGACACACTATTACTGCAGGTTGATCAAACCGGTCCAGCCTGTCACACAGGGCGCTCAAATTGCTTCTACAACGGTATCGATCAGCAACACCTGACTATTTTGTCAGATCCAATGATTGATCCAAACGACCTTTACGGCCATAACCATAGCCACAAAAAGTGA
- the ppnN gene encoding nucleotide 5'-monophosphate nucleosidase PpnN, with amino-acid sequence MSDHPNALYIRPQGTLQVLSQHEAEQLCDTSERGLNELFRQCCLAVLNTGSDLDSGLKLLEQYKDFDIKVTTRGRGIELIICNPPAKAFIDGELIAGLKEHLFSVVRDLLYTQNSILESGNFNLNESAGITNAVFHMLRNAEVMHTNEPPSLVVCWGGHAVPRHEYEYAKHVGYSLGLRTMNVCTGCGPGVMKAPMKGAAVGHHNQRFFNRRYVGLTEPGIIAAEAPNAVVNELVILPDIEKRLEAFVRLGHGIIIFPGGPGTLEELLYILSILLHPNNQEQVLPLVLTGNRHSDIYFEKIERFVELTLGLEALSKLNIIINDPEAVALYMKEQLNLVRQDRKDTSDAYYFNWQLYIDPPLQQPFQPTHEAMAGLNLTRNQPLHLLASQLRCAFSGIVAGNVKAEGIRAIAEKGPYQLQGDPDIMAALDDLLAFLVDQKRMKLDAEDYQPCYDILRSTQ; translated from the coding sequence ATGAGCGATCATCCAAACGCGTTATACATTCGCCCCCAGGGCACGCTACAAGTGCTATCACAACATGAAGCGGAACAGTTGTGTGATACCAGTGAGCGAGGGCTGAACGAATTATTTCGCCAGTGCTGTCTAGCGGTGCTCAATACCGGTAGTGATTTAGACAGTGGTTTAAAACTCCTCGAACAATATAAAGACTTTGATATTAAAGTCACTACCCGCGGTCGAGGCATTGAGTTGATCATCTGCAACCCGCCGGCGAAAGCCTTTATTGATGGCGAACTCATTGCTGGTTTAAAAGAACACCTCTTTTCAGTGGTTCGCGACCTGCTATATACTCAAAACAGTATTCTAGAATCCGGCAATTTTAATTTAAATGAATCTGCCGGTATCACCAATGCGGTATTTCACATGCTGCGTAACGCTGAAGTGATGCACACCAACGAGCCACCCAGTCTGGTGGTCTGTTGGGGTGGTCATGCCGTACCTCGTCACGAATATGAATATGCCAAACATGTCGGCTATTCGTTGGGCTTACGCACAATGAATGTCTGTACCGGCTGTGGTCCTGGCGTTATGAAAGCACCCATGAAAGGAGCAGCGGTCGGCCATCATAATCAACGCTTTTTTAACCGTCGCTATGTGGGCTTAACCGAACCCGGCATCATTGCCGCCGAAGCTCCCAACGCGGTCGTGAATGAGTTAGTGATTTTACCCGACATTGAAAAACGCCTAGAGGCGTTTGTCCGACTAGGACATGGCATTATCATTTTCCCGGGTGGGCCTGGTACGCTTGAAGAACTGCTCTATATTTTAAGCATCCTACTGCACCCCAACAACCAAGAACAAGTTCTACCATTAGTGCTGACAGGCAACCGGCATAGTGACATTTACTTTGAAAAAATTGAACGGTTTGTTGAATTAACCCTGGGATTAGAAGCCCTATCCAAGCTCAATATCATTATTAATGATCCCGAGGCTGTCGCGCTTTATATGAAGGAGCAACTGAATTTAGTGCGCCAAGATCGTAAAGATACTAGCGATGCTTATTACTTTAATTGGCAGCTTTATATCGACCCACCCTTACAGCAACCCTTTCAACCGACCCATGAAGCGATGGCCGGTTTAAACTTAACGCGCAATCAACCATTGCATTTATTGGCATCACAATTACGCTGTGCCTTTTCTGGGATTGTGGCGGGTAATGTCAAAGCGGAAGGGATTCGAGCCATTGCTGAAAAAGGCCCTTATCAATTACAAGGCGACCCTGACATTATGGCGGCTCTGGATGATTTACTTGCGTTTTTGGTGGATCAAAAACGCATGAAACTCGATGCCGAGGACTACCAGCCCTGCTATGACATTTTACGTTCTACCCAATAA
- a CDS encoding DnaJ C-terminal domain-containing protein produces MEFQDYYKTLGVERNADTATIKKAYRKLAGRYHPDKPDGDENKFKAISEAYEVLSDDKKRAMYDQLGSNYRQGQQFEPPPGFEQMFGGGMGGGGAGGFSDLFESLFRGQGGFGGAGGSPFGGGFGGPRPQKGQDQQVTVSLTLEEAMSGQVRRIKVQKGAESRSLEVKIPAGVKDGQKIRLSGQGQPGRHGGPNGDLYLAVSLLPHKVYRLEGEQLVLDLPVTPWEAALGGKVTVPTLQGKIQLTLPANTPSGKRMRLKGRGYGKPAGDLVVQIFIQIPPANSEADQAWYQTMAQERGFNPRVDWD; encoded by the coding sequence ATGGAGTTTCAGGATTACTACAAAACGCTGGGTGTCGAGCGCAATGCTGATACCGCCACGATTAAAAAAGCCTATCGAAAATTGGCGGGGCGTTATCATCCGGATAAACCCGATGGCGACGAAAACAAATTTAAAGCGATCAGTGAAGCCTATGAAGTGCTTAGCGATGATAAAAAGCGTGCCATGTACGACCAGCTAGGCAGTAATTATCGCCAAGGTCAGCAGTTTGAGCCACCACCCGGGTTCGAGCAGATGTTTGGTGGTGGTATGGGTGGCGGCGGTGCCGGTGGTTTCAGCGATTTGTTTGAATCCTTGTTCCGAGGCCAAGGCGGTTTTGGTGGCGCCGGTGGCAGTCCCTTTGGGGGTGGGTTCGGTGGTCCACGTCCGCAAAAAGGGCAAGATCAGCAGGTGACTGTTAGCTTGACATTGGAAGAAGCCATGTCAGGTCAAGTACGTCGGATTAAGGTGCAAAAGGGTGCCGAATCACGGTCGTTAGAGGTAAAGATTCCTGCCGGTGTGAAGGATGGGCAAAAAATACGCTTGAGTGGTCAGGGTCAGCCTGGGCGTCATGGTGGTCCAAATGGTGATTTGTATTTGGCCGTTAGCCTATTGCCGCATAAAGTTTATCGGCTTGAGGGCGAGCAGCTGGTATTGGATTTGCCGGTTACGCCTTGGGAAGCCGCTTTGGGTGGCAAGGTTACGGTGCCGACCCTACAGGGCAAGATTCAATTAACCCTGCCAGCGAATACGCCATCCGGTAAACGCATGAGGTTAAAAGGGCGTGGCTATGGTAAGCCCGCCGGCGATTTGGTGGTGCAAATCTTTATTCAGATACCACCGGCAAATAGCGAAGCAGACCAGGCCTGGTATCAAACTATGGCGCAAGAGCGTGGCTTTAATCCGCGTGTCGATTGGGATTAA
- a CDS encoding Na+/H+ antiporter subunit G, which translates to MLEVIISALILIGAFFTLVGSIGLFKLPDFYMRLHGPTKATTLGVGAILIASAIFFTVRGEGISLHELLVTVFLFITAPVSAHLMAKAALHIKTKRVERTRSTLNED; encoded by the coding sequence ATGTTAGAAGTTATCATATCGGCGTTAATTTTAATTGGTGCTTTTTTTACGCTGGTCGGCTCGATTGGGCTTTTCAAACTACCCGATTTTTATATGCGCCTACACGGTCCAACTAAAGCCACCACACTTGGCGTCGGCGCCATTCTGATTGCATCAGCTATATTCTTTACGGTGCGCGGTGAAGGGATTAGTTTGCATGAATTACTGGTAACCGTGTTTCTATTCATAACCGCACCGGTCAGTGCGCACTTGATGGCCAAAGCGGCACTGCACATCAAAACCAAACGTGTAGAACGCACCCGTTCAACCCTAAACGAAGACTAA
- a CDS encoding Na+/H+ antiporter subunit E, whose product MLKRILPHPILSFVLWVAWLLLNNTFDPGHMVLGAILAIFIPWFTAAFWPEKIEVQKPGTLAKFLAVVLWDIMVANFAVAKLILGRNDKLQPGFFEVPLDITTPIGISILANTISLTPGTVSCDLSPDQTKLIIHALHIDDQAQMIADIKQRYERPLKEVFAPC is encoded by the coding sequence ATGTTAAAACGAATCTTACCTCATCCGATATTATCGTTTGTGTTGTGGGTTGCCTGGTTGCTACTGAACAATACATTTGATCCCGGTCATATGGTACTTGGTGCGATTTTGGCTATTTTCATCCCATGGTTTACCGCCGCTTTCTGGCCTGAAAAAATCGAAGTACAAAAACCGGGCACCCTGGCTAAATTCCTTGCTGTCGTCTTGTGGGATATTATGGTTGCCAACTTTGCAGTGGCTAAGTTGATTTTGGGACGTAATGACAAACTACAGCCTGGTTTTTTTGAAGTCCCATTAGACATCACCACCCCGATTGGAATTAGTATCTTGGCAAACACCATTTCATTAACACCCGGTACGGTATCTTGTGATTTATCACCCGATCAAACCAAGTTGATTATTCATGCGCTACATATTGATGATCAAGCGCAAATGATTGCCGATATTAAACAACGCTATGAGCGTCCATTGAAAGAGGTATTTGCCCCATGCTAG
- a CDS encoding Na+/H+ antiporter subunit C codes for MEWLVAIVIGVMTSAGVYLTLRARTFPVVLGLTLLAYAVNVFLFTMGRLTIGQPAVIDAAAAGYADPLPQALVLTAIVIAFGMTAFLIVLALKARSELGNDHVDGLHRAHDEQETK; via the coding sequence ATGGAATGGCTTGTAGCAATTGTAATTGGGGTAATGACTAGCGCCGGTGTCTATCTCACCCTGCGGGCACGTACGTTCCCAGTGGTATTAGGGCTAACTTTGCTGGCCTATGCCGTAAACGTCTTCTTGTTTACCATGGGACGCCTGACGATTGGTCAACCAGCGGTTATTGATGCCGCGGCGGCGGGTTATGCTGACCCACTCCCTCAGGCCTTGGTTTTAACCGCGATTGTTATTGCGTTTGGCATGACCGCATTCTTGATTGTATTGGCGCTAAAAGCACGCAGTGAGCTTGGCAACGACCATGTTGACGGCCTACACCGTGCCCATGATGAGCAGGAGACTAAATAA
- a CDS encoding K+/H+ antiporter subunit F yields the protein MLEIVIPIAFAMVSVALLLSLYRVIIGPELPDRILALDTLYINSIALLILLGLHLGSALYFEAALLIAVMGFVGTVALSKYLLRGDIME from the coding sequence ATGCTAGAGATTGTCATTCCGATTGCCTTTGCCATGGTAAGCGTGGCATTGTTGCTAAGCCTTTATCGAGTGATCATTGGACCCGAGCTACCCGATCGCATCTTGGCTTTAGATACGCTTTACATCAACTCCATTGCTCTACTGATTTTGCTCGGCCTTCACTTAGGCAGTGCGCTGTATTTTGAAGCCGCGCTGTTGATTGCAGTCATGGGCTTTGTAGGCACCGTTGCGCTCAGCAAATATTTGCTGCGCGGCGATATTATGGAATAA
- a CDS encoding monovalent cation/H+ antiporter subunit A, with protein MSLLAFNLPIVALLPFLGAALAAWASKFHRVASAWVSAGITVLALAFLAPAMALPFAGETLIQSWAWMPSIGLDFAFRLDGLALLFALLILVIGLLIIIYARYYLSAKDSMGRFFAYLMMFMGSMLGIVLSENLLQLVVFWELTSLSSFLLISYWQHRQDARHGARMALAITGAGGLALLGGVLLLGNIVGSYNLTDVLAAGEMIRNHELYLPILILILLGVFTKSAQFPFHFWLPHAMAAPTPVSAYLHSATMVKAGIFLLARFFPALSGTPEWTWIVGTAGLLTFMIGAYTAMFKHDLKGLLAYSTISHLGLITLLFGFGTQMAAVAAIFHIINHATFKASLFMVAGIIDHETGTRDMRKLSGLLKYMPHTAVLAMIAAAAMAGVPLMNGFLSKEMFFEQAVFAAETSAWAWAIPVLVTLAAIFSVAYSLRFIHDVFFDGEPKDLPKVPHEPPRFMKIPVDLLVVICLAVGILPMFTVAPILAVAVAGTLQATPPEYSLSIWHGFNLPLFMSMLALALGVGVYMIRERLYKLHDQILGRVDARIGYNALLNATLTLSLSVTRRFDKGSLQHAAVWIIGASLVAGIIGFMTVDAPLFGDRAALPIDAVTLTAAIVLIAATIMTVVIHQQRFLSLISIGVVGLIIALGFVKFSAPDLALTQLSVEIVTIVLLLLALYFLPQTSPKEIGKLRLGRDAVIAVISGVGVTLLTLAVLTRDFAPISEFFLENSVPGGGGTNVVNVILVDFRGIDTLGEIVVLALAGLGIYAMLEGMKLPAPDQDAKGRFWNPDAHPAIMQTLTRLLLPLMLLVAVFIFLRGHNLPGGGFIAGLIASVALIVQYLANGIDWTSERMKVDMHTVIAYGLLIGTGTGLVSIAIGFPFLTSTFEYLTWPVVGKFEVASAIAFDIGVFLVVVGATVLSLVQLGKLSRASHGYVPQQEKN; from the coding sequence ATGAGCCTACTTGCCTTTAACTTGCCCATAGTAGCTTTGTTGCCCTTCCTTGGCGCCGCTTTGGCCGCTTGGGCTTCAAAATTTCATCGTGTTGCATCGGCTTGGGTATCAGCCGGGATCACTGTCCTTGCGCTTGCCTTCCTTGCCCCAGCTATGGCTCTGCCATTTGCAGGTGAAACGCTTATTCAAAGTTGGGCCTGGATGCCTAGCATTGGCTTAGACTTCGCCTTCCGCTTAGATGGCTTGGCACTCTTATTTGCCTTACTTATTTTAGTGATTGGCCTACTCATCATTATCTATGCTCGCTACTATTTGTCGGCAAAAGACTCGATGGGACGCTTCTTTGCTTACCTGATGATGTTTATGGGCTCGATGCTCGGGATAGTATTATCTGAAAACCTACTACAACTGGTGGTATTTTGGGAGCTCACATCCCTAAGCTCGTTTTTACTGATTAGTTATTGGCAACATCGTCAAGATGCACGACACGGCGCGCGGATGGCATTAGCCATCACCGGTGCCGGTGGTTTGGCGTTACTCGGTGGTGTGTTATTGCTCGGTAACATTGTGGGCAGTTACAATCTAACCGATGTGCTAGCCGCAGGTGAGATGATTCGTAATCATGAACTTTATTTGCCGATTCTGATCCTAATTCTGCTTGGTGTTTTTACTAAGTCAGCCCAATTTCCGTTTCACTTCTGGTTACCGCACGCGATGGCGGCACCAACGCCGGTATCGGCTTATCTGCATTCGGCGACCATGGTTAAAGCAGGTATCTTCCTATTAGCGCGTTTCTTCCCAGCGCTATCCGGCACCCCAGAATGGACTTGGATCGTCGGTACAGCAGGCCTGCTAACCTTTATGATTGGCGCCTATACCGCCATGTTTAAACATGATTTGAAAGGCTTGTTGGCCTACTCCACAATCAGTCACTTGGGTTTAATTACCCTGTTGTTTGGTTTTGGTACCCAAATGGCCGCCGTCGCGGCGATTTTCCATATTATCAACCACGCCACCTTCAAGGCGTCACTGTTCATGGTCGCCGGGATTATCGACCATGAAACTGGCACCCGTGACATGCGCAAACTCAGTGGACTACTAAAATACATGCCTCACACCGCAGTGCTCGCAATGATCGCTGCGGCGGCGATGGCCGGCGTACCTTTAATGAACGGCTTCTTAAGTAAAGAAATGTTCTTTGAGCAAGCCGTATTTGCTGCCGAAACCAGTGCTTGGGCATGGGCTATTCCCGTCCTAGTCACCCTTGCAGCTATCTTCTCAGTCGCTTACTCATTGCGCTTTATTCATGATGTGTTCTTTGATGGCGAACCGAAAGATTTGCCGAAAGTGCCGCATGAACCCCCCCGCTTTATGAAAATCCCGGTCGATTTATTGGTGGTGATTTGTTTAGCCGTGGGTATTTTACCGATGTTTACTGTGGCGCCCATTTTGGCGGTGGCCGTGGCCGGTACATTACAGGCGACCCCGCCAGAGTATAGCCTGTCAATTTGGCACGGCTTTAACCTGCCTTTATTCATGAGTATGCTAGCGCTTGCTTTGGGTGTTGGGGTGTATATGATTCGTGAGCGTTTATACAAACTACATGACCAGATCCTCGGCCGTGTCGATGCGCGTATCGGCTACAACGCACTTCTGAATGCCACCCTAACCCTGTCACTCAGCGTGACTCGCCGCTTTGATAAAGGCTCATTACAGCATGCTGCGGTATGGATCATTGGCGCGAGCTTAGTGGCTGGCATCATTGGCTTTATGACGGTGGATGCGCCATTATTTGGCGACCGTGCCGCACTACCTATTGATGCGGTCACTCTAACCGCCGCGATTGTCCTGATTGCCGCCACGATTATGACCGTCGTTATTCACCAACAACGCTTCTTAAGCTTGATTTCGATTGGTGTGGTGGGTTTGATTATTGCGTTAGGTTTTGTGAAGTTCTCGGCACCCGATCTGGCCTTAACCCAACTGTCCGTGGAAATTGTCACCATCGTGCTCTTGTTACTGGCGCTCTATTTCTTGCCACAGACCAGCCCAAAAGAAATTGGCAAGCTCCGCTTAGGGCGTGATGCGGTGATTGCTGTTATCAGTGGTGTCGGCGTAACCCTGCTAACCCTCGCGGTGTTGACGCGTGACTTTGCGCCGATTTCCGAATTCTTCCTAGAAAACTCGGTGCCTGGTGGTGGTGGAACCAACGTGGTTAACGTGATTCTGGTTGACTTCCGTGGCATTGATACCTTGGGTGAAATTGTGGTTCTCGCCCTAGCAGGCCTGGGTATCTATGCAATGCTGGAAGGCATGAAACTGCCGGCACCCGACCAGGATGCCAAAGGCCGTTTCTGGAACCCTGATGCCCATCCAGCTATTATGCAAACCCTAACTCGCTTGCTACTGCCGTTAATGTTATTAGTCGCCGTATTTATTTTCTTACGCGGACATAACCTACCCGGCGGTGGCTTTATTGCCGGCTTGATCGCCTCAGTGGCGCTCATTGTTCAGTACTTAGCAAATGGTATCGACTGGACTAGCGAACGCATGAAAGTGGATATGCATACCGTGATTGCTTATGGCCTTCTCATCGGAACTGGTACCGGTTTGGTCTCGATTGCGATTGGCTTCCCATTCTTGACCTCAACCTTTGAATATTTAACCTGGCCGGTGGTCGGTAAGTTTGAAGTCGCCAGTGCGATTGCATTCGATATTGGCGTGTTCTTAGTCGTTGTAGGGGCAACTGTCTTAAGTCTAGTTCAGCTAGGTAAACTCAGTCGCGCCTCTCATGGCTATGTACCCCAACAGGAGAAAAACTAA
- a CDS encoding 3'-5' exonuclease, with product MNTAQLILIDKRNQPLKDYIVAVAASDGLDIKGVQIIASPAKGEKALLTAGLRIPPLEDFDFDTRKIAQHTLDQLLIDEQLVSCDQFISQASQDETVCTNLQKSKHKLALAIEALISEFTQSSVTDLIRDNRNDALYKLKQQAKELNNKTILCLDIEATDISTNLEADILQLSVCDLEGNEKLNQLYNPGYPIPPNEKHAITTEMVADAPKIEDCWPEIHALLQQADIILAYSTESDFSYLKNSAEKKQLPFELDYAKWLDVAELSKELVGAMRWHSERMHWFWKTPKLTMAYERILNKPFPGDAHDALADARATAELMQTMLKLGAKSDIKAKEPPKTDAKVSNNLFAMAFAKAKKK from the coding sequence ATGAACACAGCCCAACTTATTCTTATTGATAAACGCAACCAACCGCTTAAAGACTATATTGTGGCGGTTGCCGCTTCTGATGGCCTGGATATTAAAGGCGTACAAATCATCGCCTCTCCCGCTAAAGGTGAAAAAGCCCTACTCACGGCCGGCTTGCGAATCCCCCCGCTCGAAGACTTTGATTTTGATACCCGAAAAATAGCTCAACACACCCTAGATCAACTGCTTATAGATGAGCAACTGGTCAGCTGTGATCAGTTTATTAGCCAAGCCAGTCAAGACGAAACGGTTTGCACCAATCTGCAAAAATCGAAGCATAAGTTGGCCTTGGCTATTGAAGCACTGATTAGTGAGTTTACTCAATCCAGTGTGACTGATTTGATTCGCGATAACCGCAATGATGCCTTATACAAACTCAAACAGCAGGCCAAAGAACTCAATAACAAAACCATTCTCTGCTTAGATATTGAGGCAACCGACATTTCCACTAACCTGGAAGCTGACATTCTGCAATTATCGGTATGCGACCTTGAGGGTAACGAAAAGCTCAATCAACTTTACAACCCCGGCTATCCTATTCCACCGAATGAAAAACATGCCATCACCACAGAAATGGTTGCCGATGCCCCTAAAATTGAAGATTGCTGGCCCGAGATTCATGCCTTGTTACAACAAGCCGACATTATCCTAGCCTACAGCACCGAAAGTGATTTTAGCTATCTCAAAAATAGCGCAGAAAAAAAACAACTGCCATTTGAGCTGGATTACGCAAAGTGGCTTGATGTGGCCGAATTAAGTAAAGAATTGGTCGGTGCCATGCGCTGGCATTCAGAACGAATGCATTGGTTTTGGAAAACGCCGAAACTGACCATGGCTTATGAGCGCATTTTGAATAAACCGTTTCCTGGTGACGCCCATGATGCCCTCGCCGATGCACGCGCAACGGCCGAGTTAATGCAAACCATGCTAAAATTGGGTGCAAAATCAGATATTAAGGCGAAAGAGCCGCCAAAAACTGACGCGAAAGTTTCAAATAATTTATTTGCCATGGCATTTGCCAAGGCCAAGAAAAAATAG
- a CDS encoding monovalent cation/H+ antiporter subunit D produces the protein MMQLTAFPVLLPLVAGFILLFARMGGLKLQRALNLLLTIGLIFVSIEMLKVASTGAQEVYLSGNWIAPFGIVFVLDRLSAVMIFITALLALGSLWYAIATNYDAKGSHFHVLFQLQVFGLNGAFMTGDLFNLFVFFEVMLLASYGLLLHGGGRLRTKAGLHYVVINMIGATLFLFAVGALYGATGTMNIADMAVKVAEAPAENRALIAAAGLLLLIVFGIKAAMFPLYLWLPTAYANTSAPVAALFAIMTKVGIYSIIRAHGTIFGEDAGDLAFYFAPWVLGLGIITLALAALGILAARGLREQVAYLVLASVATLLVGVGIATPAALSATIYYMIHSTLIAGGMFLLADIIARGRGDMDDRFESSPIMANGVIIGSAFMFGAIAMTGMPPLSGFFGKLLILAAAMEHAWLAAIFAIVLVASLLSIVAMARSGSLLFYRTQPSEQAPGERLNKSALVAVIALFATAPIMIIFAHPITAYTDLVAAQVFDASSYIDAVLSTPATERN, from the coding sequence ATGATGCAATTGACCGCTTTTCCGGTATTACTGCCATTAGTCGCCGGTTTTATTCTATTGTTTGCGCGTATGGGTGGCTTAAAGCTCCAGCGTGCGCTTAACCTATTACTGACAATTGGTTTAATCTTTGTCAGCATCGAAATGCTAAAAGTGGCCAGCACCGGTGCGCAAGAAGTGTATCTGTCTGGTAACTGGATTGCGCCTTTTGGCATTGTGTTTGTACTAGACCGCTTATCGGCTGTGATGATATTTATCACCGCCCTTCTTGCACTGGGTTCACTCTGGTATGCCATTGCAACCAATTATGATGCCAAAGGCAGTCACTTTCATGTGCTGTTCCAGCTACAGGTCTTTGGCCTAAACGGCGCCTTTATGACCGGTGACTTATTCAACCTATTCGTATTCTTTGAAGTCATGTTGCTCGCCTCTTACGGACTACTGCTCCATGGTGGCGGCCGTTTGCGCACCAAAGCTGGCTTGCATTATGTGGTGATTAACATGATCGGTGCGACCCTGTTCTTGTTTGCCGTAGGCGCCTTGTATGGGGCAACCGGCACCATGAATATCGCCGATATGGCCGTTAAAGTTGCCGAAGCACCGGCAGAAAATCGCGCGCTTATTGCCGCAGCAGGCCTGCTACTGCTGATTGTATTTGGCATTAAAGCCGCCATGTTTCCTTTGTATTTGTGGTTACCCACCGCCTATGCGAACACCTCGGCGCCAGTCGCGGCACTGTTTGCGATTATGACCAAGGTTGGTATCTATTCTATTATCCGTGCACATGGCACCATTTTTGGCGAAGACGCGGGTGATCTCGCCTTCTATTTCGCGCCCTGGGTATTAGGACTGGGCATTATTACGCTAGCCTTAGCGGCGCTGGGGATTTTGGCGGCTCGCGGGTTACGTGAACAGGTGGCTTATTTAGTCCTCGCATCGGTTGCAACCTTGCTGGTTGGTGTCGGTATTGCCACGCCTGCGGCACTTTCAGCGACCATCTACTATATGATTCATTCCACACTCATTGCCGGTGGCATGTTCTTGTTAGCCGATATCATTGCGCGCGGACGCGGTGACATGGATGATCGCTTTGAATCGTCACCGATTATGGCCAACGGCGTGATTATCGGCAGTGCCTTTATGTTTGGGGCCATTGCGATGACCGGCATGCCGCCGCTATCGGGCTTCTTTGGCAAGCTACTTATTTTAGCGGCGGCGATGGAGCATGCCTGGTTAGCGGCAATATTTGCGATCGTATTGGTAGCCAGCTTACTCAGCATTGTTGCGATGGCTCGCTCAGGGTCATTATTATTTTATCGCACCCAACCGAGCGAACAGGCGCCAGGTGAGCGTTTAAATAAATCCGCACTTGTTGCCGTTATAGCCTTATTTGCGACGGCACCAATTATGATTATTTTTGCACACCCCATTACCGCCTACACAGACTTGGTTGCTGCTCAGGTATTTGATGCCAGCAGCTATATTGACGCGGTATTGAGCACGCCAGCCACGGAGAGAAACTAA